The genomic interval CAAATGCAGATATTACTGTCATCTACAAGGAAATGGACGTTGATCGTGACGATTTCTCTAACCTCATTACGCTGGACTTGGCTCGGGATGGGCGAGTCGTACGTATGACAGAAAATCGCCAGAACAAGGAAAGCAACAAAGCCTATATGCGGATGATCATCATTAAGAAAGAGCTGCTTATTAATCTGGTCAAAAAAAGCGTAAATCAAAACTACTATGACCTTGTCCGGCATGTCATTATTCGGAATCTGAACGAGTTAAAAGTGTATGGCTACGAATATAAAGGATACTTGGCCGTCATTAATTCCGTTCAAAATTATTTTAAGCACAGTAAAGAGCTGTTGAATCCTGAGGTATGGAAATCTCTATTTTACGAGCCGGGTGTTATTTACACCAAAATCAAGGATGAACCGCCTGCAAGATACGCGAGTAGTGCCATCGTTAAAAATTCACAGGTGGCTAACGGTTGTATTATTGAGGGAACTGTGGAAAACAGTATCTTATTCCGAGGCGTTCGGATCGGTAAAGGGGCCGTTGTTCGAAACAGTATCGTGATGCAGAAATGTGTGATTGATGAGGATTCTAGCCTTGATCACGTTATTCTCGATAAAGAGGTACATGTCACGCGGGGAAATAAGCTGGCAGGAGAGGAAATGTCACCTACCGTTTTCTCAAAGAAAAGCATAATATAAAACATACAGCGACCGCTTCTCGTTTTTTTACGGGAGAGCGGTCGTTTTGTATTTCAACTTACTGCATGCCTTCCATCGCAACTCTGGATTCGCTGCGCATGCGCAGCTTGTATTCTCGTGGTGAGCACTGATTTTGCCGTTTAAAGAGCTTATAGAACTGGGCCATGTTCGTAATGCCGACCTCGTAGCTGACATCCATGATGCTTAGCTCACTTGTCAGCAGCAGCAGCTCGGATCGTTTAATTCGTTTATAGTTGACGTATTCAACGAAAGAGACGCCCATCGTTTTTTTGAAATATTTAATGAAATAGTGGTAGCTCAAATTAAGCAAAGAACTAGCATCCTCTACGGACAGCTTACTGCTTAAATGGGTGTCCACATAATCGAGAACGGGTCGTAAACGATTTAGTTCAATTTCCTCTGTATCGTTCAGCAGGTTTCGGCTGTCGCTTCTAAGCAGCAGAAGCAGCAATCGTTTTATAATCGAGGTGATAGCAATCTCGTAGCCTCTCATCCTCGTTTGCGACTCTTTGAATATTTCCAAAATGAATGCATGGGTTTCTTGCTTGGCTATTTCGTTCATGTCAAAAATATAATTAAGCTTATCGAGCGGCTCTGTCAGCTCGGAGAAGCAATTCAAATAAGGCATCGTACTCTGGTCAAAATGTTTGCCCAAATCTATCTGAAATACAACATAGTGCTGTACTTCCGAAAGTGGCTTGTGGGAGCGATGCGGCTGAGAGGCGCCTAGCACCATAACATCGCCTGGTCCGAGGACGGCATAGCCGTGCTTGCTTTGCACACCTAAGTGGCCTTCAATAATAGCGAGGAATTCTACTTCTTTATGATAGTGCCATGGATGTTTCTCAAGTGTGCTGAAATAGTCAGCTTCGGAGTAAATCTCCCAAATTTTAAGAAACAATAGCGGATTTTGATAAATGACTTCTTCGTTGATCGCTTCGGAATGCGTATCAATGGCGGTTTTTATTATAGGCATATGCATGACCTCCATTTTGAAGTATACCACTTTTGGAAATGTTGAATCAATAAACGCGTCATTATTAGCTGTATTTTCAGCTCATTTGAAAAAGGAAGACACTTTTGAATATAAAATCAGCATGTTTAAGTATTACGTAAACGGCGCGAATTTTTTATACTAAGATTAACTGAATGAATAAGGAGTGTTCATATAATGGCAAAGGTAACGGTATGGAATGAAAATCGTCATGAGCAATTAAATCCGGTTGTAGCTGGAATTTATCCTCAAGGTATTCACGGAGCGATTGCAGCTTTTCTAACTGAAGCTGGCTACGATGCGGGAACGGCTACACTAGATGAGCCAGAGCATGGATTAACGGATGAGGTATTAAACAATACAGATGTACTCATATGGTGGGGACATCTTGCGCATGGAGACGTAAAGGACGAAATCGTTCAAAAAGTACAACAGCGCGTGCTGGACGGAATGGGCTTGATTGTTCTTCACTCCGGTCATTTCTCCAAAATCTTTAAAGCATTGATGGGTACAAGCTGTGACTTGAAATGGCGTGAAGCGGATGAGAAGGAACGCCTTTGGGTTGTAGCGCCAAGCCATCCGATTGCTGCAGGCCTTGGGGAGTATATCGAGCTGGAAAAAGAAGAAATGTACGGCGAGCATTTTGATATTCCTGCTCCAGACGAGCTTATTTTTACAAGCTGGTTTGAAGGTGGAGAAGTGTTCCGCAGCGGCTGTACGTTTACACGTGGAAACGGCAAAGTATTTTACTTTAGACCGGGACATGAAACCTATCCGACGTACCATAACAAAGACATTCAACGCGTCATTACGAATGCCGTGAAATGGGCACAGCCGGTAGACCGCAATCGCCCGGTTTATGGAAATGCACAGCCACTTGAAAAAATTTCAGTAAAATAAAGTTATAAAAAAAGTAATGTAACGCTTGGGATTTGAATCCCAAGCGTTATTTTGTTTTGAGCACTATTTTGAAACGTTGCATAAAGTCAAAATAGAGCATTGGCAAATGGGGTATAATCCACCATACTAAATGGAGTAATCGATCGGACTTGCCTGCCCGATTGCATAGATGAAATCGTTGTCGCACGAACAATACAATAAGCGTGCACTATATCTAAAGCCGGCTGCGTGCTTTGGGATATGGTGCTTTTTAATCCTATGACCGATTGTAAAGAAAGCAGCGTTAATCGTGTTGGCAAGCGGCAGTTTTGGCGAAAATAATGCAGGAAGTTGAAAACGGTTTATTGATCTTGCCAGCGCAACCGCCTAAGATAAATAAAACCAAACTCGCACGGCCTGCACATGAGAAGAGGGCATTGCTCCTGAAGAAGCTGCCATGCCTCGATACGGAAACGGTATCGGGGTTTCTTTGGTTTACATCACCCGGGAAATAATTACAGTGTGCTTTTGCAGAGAAAGTTAATGTGTTCGTTACATGGCTTTGAAACTAGGTAAAGGGCGGCTGTTCATAAACAAGAAAACGGCGCTAATCATAAGAGAAAAGGGTGAGGGCTAATGATGAGCAAATCGTGGTTTAATCGGCTGCTTCTTTCCTATATGCCGATATTTATTATCGTAGTTACCTTCACTTTTTTTGTGTTTTTTCAATTAATTAGTGAGCAGGGTCGGAAAGAAGCTATTAATGCTAACAGTATGTTGTCTTTGCAAGCGATGAGGTTAATCGACACGTCCTTGCGAGCGATAGATAACATGGTGATGAAGGAATCGATTAACAACAAGTCACTTATCGATTTTTTCAACAGCAACGAGAATGGTGACCCTTATATTAACATTAGCGCCGTCATGAAAATGAACGATATGATTTCTTATTATCCACTCATTGATTCTGTCTATCTGGTTCGCTATGAAGATCAGGTTGTGCTAAGTAATGCGACGGGCGGACATATCGACACCTATCCAGACAAAGCTTTTATTGAGCAATATCGCAATACGATCTCTCAGAAATGGACGGATAAGCGGTCATTTAAGCAATTTACGTTATTGGAGAGCAAAGATGTTGTCAGCCTCGTGAGAGGTGCTCCATTCATGACGGGTGAAAAAGGTATGATCGTTGTGAATGTCGCAACGGATTCTTTGGAGCGTTTAGTTCATGAACTTTACAATTCGGAAGTCAGCTTCATTCGCATCAAAGACGGAGCGGGCAATGAATTGCTTAATGAGGCAGAACCTGTAGATTCTATGCGCGTTTATGCAAATTATAAATCGAGTTATTCGAATTGGTCTTATATAAGCGGTTTTGTGCAAGGTACGTTTATTCAAACGGTATCGTTGCTCTATAATGTATGGTTTGTGATCGGGCTCCTGATGATCTTTGCAGGTCTCGTATGGATGATTTATATATCAAGGCGAAATGCGAAGCCGGTAGAGCAGATTGTGTCACGCTTTAGTGGATATAAATTAGCACTGGCGGAAAGTGGTAAAAACACCGGATCTGGCAGGATTAACGAGTTTGTCTTTATCGAATCCGCTCTTGATAATTTAACGGAGCAGGCAAAGCAATATCAGCAGCAATATAAGGAAGATCTTCATTTACGGACACGTAATCTATTCCATCAGCTTATTGAAGCTGGAGCGGAGCTGACGCCTCTGGAATGGCAGCGCGAAGCGCAGCGGCTGCAGCTTCCCGCGCCTGCGGATCGCCATACGCTTATTGTCATGGAACTGGATAAGTACGGAGAGTTTTGCAGCAGTTATTCGCGAAACGATCAAAATTTGTTGAAATTCGCTCTGCGAAGCATTACTTATGAGCAATCGTCACGCTTCGGATACGCGTGCTGGGCAGAATGGACAGCCTCTTCTCGTCTCAGTGTTATTTTATTTGAGAGCGGGAATGCTCCTGCTGCAATGTTAGTTCAGCTTTGTGACAGCATTCGGGCTTGGATTGAACAAAATATGAAGTTCACGATTAGTATAGGAATCGGTGATCCAGCCTTGCAGCATTCTGAAATCGCAAAGTCGTTTCAACAGGCTTTGGAAGCACTTAATTACAAAATGGTGCTTGGCGAAAATCGCCTTATTACACGCGAGGATATGATGAGTCAAGGCCAAGTTGAAGTATACGCTTATCTTGGAATGATTAGATCTGCTGTTTATGCCTTCCGCAAATCAGAAGCGAGTTGGAGAGCAGAATTAGACGATTTGTTCAGCCAGATGAAGCAAGGCTTGCTCACTAAGGACGAGATTATGAATGTTATTAATTACTTGCTCTATAGTTTGGGACGCGAGCTGTCAGGTCTCGGCAAGGAATTTAATCTTGTATGGGAAAGCGAAGCACTGCCGGTTCTAACGGGGAAATTGGATAACTGCCATTCTCTGGAAAATATGCACGAGGCGATCATCGGTAAAATGACCGAGCTTGAGCATACGTTTGCAGATATGCGTTACAGCGGTCAGCATGCCGGCATTATTCAGGAAATGCGGAGAGTTATTGAAGAGGAATATGTAAATCCGAATATGTCGCTTGAATATTTAAGCGAGAAATATGATATGAATGCCAAATATGTGAGCAAGCTGTTCAAAGAAACAACAGGCCAGAAGTTCATTGATTTCTTAATTGATATTCGGCTGAATGAAGCGAAGCGGCTATTGAAAGAGACACGGAGGACGGTTCAGGATATTGCAGAAGAGGTTGGTTACACAAGTGCGATTTCGTTTACGAGAGTGTTCAAGAAAGTGGTTGGATGCTCGCCAGGCGAATACCGTTCAGAGACGCTGAAGCAGCAAAATGGCTGAATATACATGGAGTTGAAAATCGTTAAGCGCAAGAATTATGTTAGTTCTTTTATCGAAAAATGGATGCTATAGGGACGGCAGCACCGATAGTATAAGGTGCTGCCGTTTCTTATGGAGCAGCGATGCGAAAAAGGTTAAGCGAGCAATTAATGTATCTTGTTGCATGGTGAGGGAAGCTTATAAAATGATCACATGAAAGCGCAACCAAAAATGAGAATGTTAAAGGAGGCTAGCCCTTGTCCAAACTTAATCATGAATGGCATTCCGTTCCGCAGGCCTTTGCACACCCAGCAAGAAGGTATGGGCCTCTACGCAAAATGGCTCGCCACTGGCAATTGTATTTCGTCATTTTATTGCCGATTGCTTATCTCATCATATTCAAATATGTCCCCATGGCGGGCATCGTGATCGCGTTCAAAGATTACAACGTCATTAAGGGCATCTTTGGAAGCGAGTGGATCGGGCTAAAATATTTCAAGCAGTTTTTCGAATCTCCAAATTTTTGGCTCTATATGAAAAATACGCTTGGCATTAGCTTCTATGGCTTGTTAGTCGGCTTTCCAGCCCCAATCATCCTTGCGCTTGCGCTTAATGAAGTGCGCAATGGACTATTCAAGAAAAGTGTACAGCTGGTTTCTTATGCACCTTACTTTATATCAACGGTCATTATGGTATCGATCTTAATTGTCAACTTGACCCCAAACGTGGGGATCGTCAGCAAATTGTTCCAAATGCTTGGCGTGGAAAACACAAACTTTATGGGTATTCCTTCATTATTCAAATCCATCTATGTCTGGTCGGATGTGTGGCAGCATACCGGTTACGGGGCCATTATCTATATTGCGGCATTAGCTGGCGTCAATCCTGAGCTGTATGAAGCGGCAAGGGTTGATGGGGCATCGAGAATACAAAAAATTATTAATGTCGATATCCCTAGTTTGATTCCGGTATCTGTCATTCTTCTTATTCTTAATTTAGGCAATCTGATGAAGCTAGGTTTTGAGAAAATTTATTTGATGCAAAATCCGCTTAACCTAGCGACCTCAGAAGTCATTTCTACTTATGTGTATAAAGTGGGCTTGCTGGGTTCGAGCTTCAGCTTCTCAGCAGCGATCGGAGTTTTCAACTCCGTTATTAATTTAACATTGCTGATTGTCGTCAACTATATCGCTAGAAAAATTTCAAATAATAGTCTGTGGTAATTGAGGCAGAAGGGAGACTTTATGAAAAAAAACGTTACCATTCGAGAATCAAACGGAGATCGTTTATTCATGGCATTCATTTATGCTTTTCTGACTGTGGTTCTATTAGTGGTGCTTCTGCCGCTTCTCTATATTTTAAGCTCTTCTTTTAGTTCGCCGCAGGCTGTCGTCTCCGGCAAGGTATGGCTGTTCCCGGTCCATTTCACGCTCGATGGCTACAAGGCGGTATTCAACAATCCGCAGATCGGCACTGGATTTATGAATTCATTGTTCTATACGGTAGTCGGAACGATCATTAATGTTATTCTGACGGTCATGCTTGCTTATCCGTTAGCGAGGAAAACGTTTTATGGAAGAAATTTTTACATGGTTCTTCTTGTTATCACGATGATGTTTGAGGGCGGGTTGATTCCGTATTATTTGGTTGTCAAACAATTGCATCTGCTGGATACAAGATGGGCTATGATTTTGCCGGGAGCTCTTGCCGTATTCCAAGTCATCATAGCACGAACCTTCTTCCAGACCAGTATTCCTGAGGAGCTGTCCGAGGCGGCGGACCTCGATGGCTGCAGCGACATTCGGTTTATTTTCAGCATCGTACTGCCGCTCTCGAAGCCTATCTTGGCCGTTATGATGCTGATGTATGCAGTAGGACATTGGAATGCATATTTCGATGCACTCATTTTTCTGCGATCCCAGGAATTGTTTCCCTTGCAAATCGTATTGCGTAATATTCTAATTCTAAATACGGTGGACGCGTCGATGATTTCCAATGCGAATCAGATGCTTGCTCAGCAGGGACTAAAGGATTTATTGAAATATTCATTGATTGTTGTTGCTAGCGGACCTGTACTCATCATCTATCCTTTTGTTCAGAAATATTTTGTGAAAGGCGTCATGATTGGTTCCTTGAAGGGATGAGTAAGAGGAATTCTTTTGGAGGGGGGATGGGTTGCCTTTGGGGCCGAGGCAATCATTCAGTTACGAACGTTACAGCATGCTGCAAGGAGTGACTAGGATATCACAAGGAGGAGTCGGTTTTATGAGAAAAGGATGGAAAAAATCCAGTGCAATCTTAATGTGTGTCGTACTTAGCTGTGTTGTTATTCTAGCTGCTTGCAGCAAGGATACGGGGAAATCCGGCAATGGAAAAACAGAGGAAACAGGGCAAAAAGAAACAAATGCTGTGCAAGAGGATCTTTTTACAGCTGTAGGTACGTATCCCATTGTGAATAAGCAGATGACGCTTAAGATGTTTGCTCCTCAGCTTCCTACGATCGAGAACATGGAGACGAATACGTACACGAAGTTTTTGGAAGAAAAAACGAACATTAAGATTGCATGGGATCTCGTCCCAAGTAATGCGCTTGAGGACCGCAAACAGCTGATGCTCGCGAGCGGTGATTATCCGGAAGTCATTTTGCAAGCTAATCTGACAAGAGAAGAGCAAATGAAGTATGGGAAGCAAGGCGTATTCCTTCCTTTAAATGAATTAATCGATAAGTACGCTCCTAATATAAAAAAAGCTCTAGCAGATATTCCATATATGAAGTCGTCTATTACAGCTCCAGATGGAAACATCTATGCGCTGCCGCAAATTAATGAATGCTACCACTGCGACAATGCTTTGAAGCTTTGGATCAATAAGGCATGGCTTGACAAGCTTGGACTCCAGCTGCCTACAACAACGGAGGAATTCTATCAGGTCATGAAGGCATTTAAGGAACAAGATCCGAACGGAAACGGAAAGAATGATGAGCTTCCGCTTACAGGGTCCGATGAAATGTGGGCTGGCAACGTGTCCGCTTTCTTGATGAATGCGTTTATAGTAGATGATTATACCGAGAAAAATGCCGGTACCTTCTTATCAGTTAAAGATAGCAAAGTCGACTTTGTTGCTAACAAGGATGAATGGAAGCAAGGGCTTGAATATTTGAACAAGCTGTACAAGGAAGGGTTGATTGACCCGGCAGCCTTCACGCAAAATGCGGATGCGATTCAACAGCTGGCGAACCGCGAGCCGGATAACATTATGGGAGCTGTAACAACCGCGCTTATAAGCTATGGCTATAATATGTCGGAAACACAGCCTAGGCACAAGGATTATGTGACGCTGCCTCCGCTGAAAGGACCAAGTGGCGTACAGCAGACACTTAACTTCGCGGGCATTAGCAAATCGCAATTTGCAATTACGAATAAGGCGACCGCAGATCAACAGATCGCTGCGATCAGACTAGCCGATTATTTGTACACGGAGGAAGCGATTGTGCTGCAAGAGAATGGCCCTGAAGGTCAAGGCTGGCGCAAGGCAGAGGACGGCGAATTAGATATTGATGGCAAGCAGGCTAAGTATGCTTATATTCAACGGGAGAGCAAGCAAACGCATAACGATGGCTGGGAGCAAATTGGGCCTTCACTTCGTACCTATGCATACCGTTCCTCTTGGATGGCTATTCAGGACCCGCTAGCAGATGGTGGATATGGGACACGTTTGAATACGGAATCGAAAAAATATGAGTCATTCCATTCCAAAGAAATGTATCCAAACGGCGTATTCATTGCGCAAGATGATGCGGAAATCGCTGCTCAGCTCAAAACAACGATTATTGATTATACAAAATCCAATATGGCACAGTTTATTACGGGCTCCAAAGACATTAGCAAGGAATGGGATGCTTATGTGAAAGGTTTTGACGGCTTGCAGCTTGGCAAATACATTGAAATTTATCAAAAAGCATTAGGCAATTCTTAATAACCGATTGGAGGAGGCATTGCAGCGATGAGCGAGCTAACCAGCGATAACGTGCTAGAAGAAACAGAAGAGCAAGAGCTGCATGAAGGTGTGCATAATTTTAGCAGCGAGCGTGATTGGATACGACCTGATAATCCAGTTACGCTTGAGCGACTGGAATGGTTTAAGGATCAGAAGCTCGCACTTATGATGCACTGGGGACCTTATTCCCAGCTAGGAGTTGTAGAGTCTTGGGCGCTAAGCGACGAGGATCAGGATTGGTCGCGCGAAGGCATTGACTGGGAGAAGGATGGCGAAGCATTCAAACAGCAATATTTTGATTTAAATAAGACGTTTAATCCGATTCGCTTTCAGCCAGACGTATGGGCAGATCTAGCGGAGGAGGGAGGTTTCAAATACCTCATTTTTACGACGAAGCATCATGACGGATATTGCATGTGGGACACAAAAACGACGAATTATCGCATCACTGATGAACAGACACCGTTTCATACGCATAAATATGCCGATATTTGCCGCCATGTATTTGATGCGTTCCGCGCGAAAGGATTGTCTATCGCGGCTTATTTCTCGAAAGCAGATTGGCATACGCCTTATTACTGGGCTCCGGATATGGAACGCAGCCTTACCAATACGCGGCGTGGACCTACTTACGACCCGCAGGAGCATCCAGAGCTGTGGAACAAGTTTGTCGCGTTTACCCACGAGCAGATTACGGAGTTATTGACGCAGTATGGCCGAATAGATGTGCTATGGCTTGATGCCGGCTGGGTAAAGCCGCTGCGGAGCGGCCAGGACATTCGCCTTGGCGAGATTGTGGAGAAAGCAAGGGAGCAGCAGCCATGGCTGCTCTCGGCAGATCGCACAGTAGGCGGACCGTATGAAAACTATGTTACCCCTGAGCAGACCATTCCCACCGAGGCGATGAACATCCCTTGGGAGAGCTGCATTACGATGGGGACGTCCTTCTCTTTCCGATATGAAGATAAATATAAACCGACGCGCCAAATCGTGAAGATTTTGCTTGAGGTTGTAGCTAAGGGCGGCAATCTCGCGTTAAATGTGGCTCCGCAGCCTGATGGCAGGCTTCCCGAAGGAGCTATCCAGCGCATGAAGGAGCTTGGCGCTTGGCTGAAGGTGAACGGCGAAGCGATTTATGGTACTCGCATTTGCGCGCCTTACTATACAGGCAGTCAAGCGTTCACGCAAAAAGGAGATTATGTTTATTGTGCCAACCACTATCCATCAGCTGATACAGTAGTTTCAGAGACGGTCTTTATTCCTTATGAAGGCTTGCTGGAGTCGATTGAGCTGCTCGGAATGGAAGGAAAGCTGAACTGGACACAGGATAATGAAGGGATTTCCGTGCAGCTGCCTGAAGCTGCTGTTAAGGGACCTGCACCAATAGCACATGTGTTTCGGATGTTGAGGAAAATTAAAGAATGATTCAAGCTGTGAAAATAACAAAAAGAGAAGCAAGCTGCTGAAGGCAGCATGCTTCTCTTTTTGTTATTTTTCTTTTTTTCTAATTTTTGTACTTATGGGAACATCAAATGTTACATAATCAACATTTCTAGTCAGCAGTAAATAGCGCATACCAGTAGCCGGATCACTAATAACAACGGAATCCAATCCAGCTGATTCAATGATTCCTTTAAATATTTTGGCATTCCATTCACGGTTGTTCTCGTAAGTCATATAGAAGGTAGCCGTTTTACCGCGATTTGATCGCAAAACTTGAACAAAAGCTGATTTTGAAGCATGGTTCTTTACTTGTTTCCTCATCATTGAATCTTCCTCTCAGCATATGGTTTCTATCATAATATGAGAGAGTTTTGTTTCGTTCTTGGACTAGTTGTTCATATTTCCGAAGCCTGCAATTACCGTGAATGAGCCTGTTGAATGAACCATTCAGCTAGATGCATAAGTTTTACTTTTTGATTTATCCCCGTACTGCCCTTAAGCAGGATGGCTGATCCAATTGGCATGTTTTGAGCTAACTTTCTTTTTAATCCGGAAACGGAGTGGAAATGGTTTGTCTTACTTTTGGAAAGTTCAGACTGAATGGCTCCTTTACGGATTTCTTTCGCATGGCTGCCAATCGTGTAAAGACGATCAATGGATTGCTCCATTAGTTTTTTTCCAACGTTAAAATGAATCTTTTTTGAATGCCTTCCGAGATCATGAATCTCTCCAAGTACAGCTATTTTTTTTCGCCTTTTGCCAACCTTCCACAGCAGGTCCAAAGCAGCATCTAATTCTGGCTTCGTATTGAAGCTATCGTCAATGAGAATGGTATTTCTAGGCAAACGATGGACAGTTAATCGTGCATAGGGCTGCTCATATTTTTTGAGCCCCCGTTTGATCTGAGGAATGGTACAGCCAAGCTGATGGGAAACAGCGATCGCAAACAAGGCGTTGTATACATTGAAATGACCAAAGCCAGGAATGAAAAATGCTGCATTTTCTTTGCCTAATCGAGCGTTGAAACTCATCCCATTTTTTAAATAACGGATACGATTTGCTTGATAATCAGCATGATTTTCGATGCCAATAGTCAAGATCTTCCCTTTAAACGATGCCAAATCGAGCAGCTTGGAGTATCTATCGTCTTTATTTATAAATAACAGCCCTGTTTGCTTCATCCCTCTAATCAGTTCTGATTTTGCATTAGGAATTCCACGTATTCCTCTTTTAAAATGGCCGACATGTGCTCTTCCTATCGTTGTGATTACACCGATCGAAGGCTTTATTAAGCGGCAATGCCTTCGTATGTCCCCAGCTTTCTTCATTCCGAATTCCAGGACGACCGCTTTATACGAAGAATCGATTTGTTTACTATATTGGGAGGTAAACCAGATATCGTTCCCATTTTGAAACGATTTAAACGTTTTCCGATTTCTTTCCAAGATCGAAGCGAGCATCTCTTTTGTCGTTGTTTTTCCTGCACTGCCTGTCACGGCAATTATGGGTCTGCGCATGAACAATCCTCCTAACTCTATGAATAAATGATAGTTTAACTAGAAACAAATCTATGAAATAGTCATATATTGTAAGGTGATTTAGAAGATGGACAAGAGGAGGTGATAGGGTGACATTAAGGGAACGTTTGTGGATGCTTGGTTACAAGGATAGTCAGCTAAAGAAGGCTTTGCTGGCCTTTCAACGTGATTTTCACACGAGCAAATCCAAGGCATTAAGTAAATTAACACTGCTCCGTTTAAGAAAGCTGACTGACGGAAATATGAAGTTGAATCTATTATCAAGAATCATTCACAGTGAATCTAACGGTGAGCCCTACCGTGGAATGGTTGCCGTAGGTGCAGTTGTTCTAAATCGACTGAAATCCCATCAATTTCCGAATTCACTCACCGCTGTTATTACTCAACCGTTAGCTTTTACAGTGGTACAAAATGGACGGTTTTGGCTGGAGCCAACTCTTCTGTCTTATAAAGCAGCCAAGGAAGCTTTCAGTGGTACGGACCCTACGGGCAATTGTTTATTTTTTTTTAATCCCGATTTATCCAGCTCCCGTTGGATTCTAAGACTTCGTCCAAAACTTAGAATTGGCCGCCATGTTTTTGCTTAGTTACACGAAGCGCTGGCGGCGATTGCTGCTCTTCCTTAACGGGTTACGCTTTCCAAGCAATTCACTGATGGTGACGAAATGATAGCCTTGTTTTCGCAGCCCATTGACGATAAGCGGTACGGCCTTTAAGCTTTGTATCCATGGGTCGCAGGCATGCAGAAGTACAATGCCTCCCGGGTGTGCATGTGGTATAACTCGGCGAACGATATCAGCTGTACGGGTTAATTTCCAATCCAAAGAATCGATATCCCAGTGAACAATCGTTTGGTTCATTCTCAGAAGCTGTTTTATGACACGGTCGTCAAAATCACCGCTTGGTGTTCGAATCATGTTAGTCCTGACGCCGGTAATATGATAGATTGCTTTCCTTGCGGAATGCACATCTTGTTTAATCCATGCATTGGAATGGCTTGTATAATTGTCATGACGATATCCATGTGAAGCGATCTCATAGCCCATACGTTGAATTTTTTTAGTAATTCGTGGATTTAACTCAGCCCATTTGCCGGTTACAAAAAAGGTTGCTTTTGTTACACCTAATCTGCGAAGCAGGAACAGCATTTTCATAGGTACTTGACTGCCATGAGCGATATTGATCGTTAAAGCGATATTTTTTTGGTTAGTCGGAACGTGTTGGATCACACGATTCGTATACATGGATAGGGTTCC from Paenibacillus sp. FSL K6-3182 carries:
- the glgD gene encoding glucose-1-phosphate adenylyltransferase subunit GlgD, whose product is MNNVLGVINLSINQPLLHELTYSRATATVPFGGRYRLIDFVLSNMVNSGINNVAVLAHNNYRSIIDHLGSGKEWDLDRKYRGLFILPPNNSNVPGFNGDLQNFYGSLEYFARSTEEYVIVSSSHMICNINYTEAVENHKRTNADITVIYKEMDVDRDDFSNLITLDLARDGRVVRMTENRQNKESNKAYMRMIIIKKELLINLVKKSVNQNYYDLVRHVIIRNLNELKVYGYEYKGYLAVINSVQNYFKHSKELLNPEVWKSLFYEPGVIYTKIKDEPPARYASSAIVKNSQVANGCIIEGTVENSILFRGVRIGKGAVVRNSIVMQKCVIDEDSSLDHVILDKEVHVTRGNKLAGEEMSPTVFSKKSII
- a CDS encoding AraC family transcriptional regulator, which codes for MPIIKTAIDTHSEAINEEVIYQNPLLFLKIWEIYSEADYFSTLEKHPWHYHKEVEFLAIIEGHLGVQSKHGYAVLGPGDVMVLGASQPHRSHKPLSEVQHYVVFQIDLGKHFDQSTMPYLNCFSELTEPLDKLNYIFDMNEIAKQETHAFILEIFKESQTRMRGYEIAITSIIKRLLLLLLRSDSRNLLNDTEEIELNRLRPVLDYVDTHLSSKLSVEDASSLLNLSYHYFIKYFKKTMGVSFVEYVNYKRIKRSELLLLTSELSIMDVSYEVGITNMAQFYKLFKRQNQCSPREYKLRMRSESRVAMEGMQ
- a CDS encoding ThuA domain-containing protein, with the translated sequence MAKVTVWNENRHEQLNPVVAGIYPQGIHGAIAAFLTEAGYDAGTATLDEPEHGLTDEVLNNTDVLIWWGHLAHGDVKDEIVQKVQQRVLDGMGLIVLHSGHFSKIFKALMGTSCDLKWREADEKERLWVVAPSHPIAAGLGEYIELEKEEMYGEHFDIPAPDELIFTSWFEGGEVFRSGCTFTRGNGKVFYFRPGHETYPTYHNKDIQRVITNAVKWAQPVDRNRPVYGNAQPLEKISVK
- a CDS encoding helix-turn-helix domain-containing protein, whose protein sequence is MMSKSWFNRLLLSYMPIFIIVVTFTFFVFFQLISEQGRKEAINANSMLSLQAMRLIDTSLRAIDNMVMKESINNKSLIDFFNSNENGDPYINISAVMKMNDMISYYPLIDSVYLVRYEDQVVLSNATGGHIDTYPDKAFIEQYRNTISQKWTDKRSFKQFTLLESKDVVSLVRGAPFMTGEKGMIVVNVATDSLERLVHELYNSEVSFIRIKDGAGNELLNEAEPVDSMRVYANYKSSYSNWSYISGFVQGTFIQTVSLLYNVWFVIGLLMIFAGLVWMIYISRRNAKPVEQIVSRFSGYKLALAESGKNTGSGRINEFVFIESALDNLTEQAKQYQQQYKEDLHLRTRNLFHQLIEAGAELTPLEWQREAQRLQLPAPADRHTLIVMELDKYGEFCSSYSRNDQNLLKFALRSITYEQSSRFGYACWAEWTASSRLSVILFESGNAPAAMLVQLCDSIRAWIEQNMKFTISIGIGDPALQHSEIAKSFQQALEALNYKMVLGENRLITREDMMSQGQVEVYAYLGMIRSAVYAFRKSEASWRAELDDLFSQMKQGLLTKDEIMNVINYLLYSLGRELSGLGKEFNLVWESEALPVLTGKLDNCHSLENMHEAIIGKMTELEHTFADMRYSGQHAGIIQEMRRVIEEEYVNPNMSLEYLSEKYDMNAKYVSKLFKETTGQKFIDFLIDIRLNEAKRLLKETRRTVQDIAEEVGYTSAISFTRVFKKVVGCSPGEYRSETLKQQNG
- a CDS encoding ABC transporter permease subunit, which translates into the protein MARHWQLYFVILLPIAYLIIFKYVPMAGIVIAFKDYNVIKGIFGSEWIGLKYFKQFFESPNFWLYMKNTLGISFYGLLVGFPAPIILALALNEVRNGLFKKSVQLVSYAPYFISTVIMVSILIVNLTPNVGIVSKLFQMLGVENTNFMGIPSLFKSIYVWSDVWQHTGYGAIIYIAALAGVNPELYEAARVDGASRIQKIINVDIPSLIPVSVILLILNLGNLMKLGFEKIYLMQNPLNLATSEVISTYVYKVGLLGSSFSFSAAIGVFNSVINLTLLIVVNYIARKISNNSLW